A portion of the Cydia fagiglandana chromosome 7, ilCydFagi1.1, whole genome shotgun sequence genome contains these proteins:
- the LOC134666293 gene encoding uncharacterized protein LOC134666293 encodes MQCFICVTYMFFICSAYPRRDVKPEQRSLFHDVIESLKIRAQLPEDTNRNDENNLGQIYERYGYENEDIHLPNDAEFIPRRNDRIALPSMKYRLPKSLTVNETSPVEKSKDNDLNEKPKQEEIVIFISTSEQPPKTTTQKNKRKPSKPGKEKIPNLGSVGDDGNKSLKVPIVNTMADESHIGNKDYHMVVTPNIVVNFRTNENYKQGTVRIEDGKNVSSIVPEIVPQNVFNIHQEVKLEKGAIDAEFKKGETETKKVKQEVKVVARDVKPKIEEDMMMCETATVNPDDDDRSGRSFKNVFQILFSI; translated from the coding sequence ATGCAGTGCTTCATTTGCGTGACGTACATGTTTTTCATCTGCAGCGCCTACCCACGCCGCGATGTCAAGCCAGAGCAGCGTTCTCTCTTCCATGACGTCATCGAGTCTCTAAAGATCAGAGCCCAGCTTCCAGAAGACACCAATCGCAACGATGAAAACAATCTCGGACAAATCTATGAAAGATATGGATACGAAAACGAGGATATACATCTTCCTAATGACGCCGAATTCATACCCAGAAGGAACGACAGAATCGCATTGCCATCCATGAAGTATAGGCTTCCTAAAAGTTTAACTGTCAATGAAACAAGTCCCGTTGAAAAATCTAAGGACAATGATCTTAATGAAAAACCTAAACAAGAAGAAATCGTCATCTTTATAAGCACATCTGAACAACCACCTAAAACAACCACGCAGAAGAATAAAAGAAAGCCATCCAAACCCGGTAAAGAGAAAATTCCAAATCTGGGATCAGTAGGCGACGATGGAAATAAAAGTCTCAAAGTGCCAATAGTTAACACAATGGCTGATGAAAGTCACATAGGAAATAAAGATTATCACATGGTCGTTACGCCAAACATTGTTGTAAACTTTCGCACCAATGAAAATTACAAACAAGGAACTGTACGAATAGAAGATGGCAAGAACGTAAGCAGCATTGTTCCTGAGATAGTACCACAGAACGTTTTTAATATACACCAAGAAGTTAAATTAGAGAAAGGAGCAATAGATGCAGAGTTTAAGAAAGGTGAAACGGAGACGAAGAAAGTTAAGCAGGAAGTAAAAGTGGTTGCTAGAGATGTGAAACCGAAAATAGAAGAGGACATGATGATGTGTGAGACAGCGACTGTTAATccagatgatgatgatcgtagcGGGCGTTCGTTTAAGAATGTATTTCAAATTCTGTTTTCAatctaa